The following DNA comes from Neoarius graeffei isolate fNeoGra1 chromosome 25, fNeoGra1.pri, whole genome shotgun sequence.
TTATTTACATTTTCCCCCCCGAGATCCTGATAGACCTTTACATATCAAAGATCTTTATTTATCGAAGGGTTTCTATGAGATTTTATCTCGTATAATCATCATGTATGATAGAAGATGGAAACCATAaaatacacaatatatatatataatatagtaattttttttcccctctttcacACAATCTGTGAACGATGATGATCTTCTCTTCACCTTGCAGGTCTGCCTCTCTCCACTCCAGCAACGACAGTTAACAAAGTCTGCGCCTCGGGCATGAAGTCCGTCATGATGGCTGCACAGAGTCTGATGTGTGGCCACCAGGTACCAGACCtcagctttttaaaaataaattatctgCTTGTGCTAATTACATCCCATTCCTGACCTTtaatgttgggcggcacggtggtgtagtggttagcgctgtcgcctcacagcaagaaggtccgggttcgagccccgtggccggcgagggcctttctgtgtggagtttgcatgttctccccgtgtccgcgtgagtttcctccgggtgctccggtttcccccacagtccaaagacatgcaggttaggataatgtggggcggccttgggctgaagtgcccttgaccaaggtaccgaacccctgactgctccccgggcgctgtattatggctgtgtgtgtgtgtgtgtgtgttcactgcttcagatgggttaaatgcagaggatgaatctcacggtgcttgaagtgtgcatgtgacaaaggtttcttctttttccttcttcaTTGATGTCATCATCCCTACATTGTTACTGTCGGAGTCTATAGTGAATTCAGTAGATTAGGATTACATTTCTTTCACATGGTGAAAATCCATGATGGTTgagcccccccccctttttttttccttataaaATTTTGGATGACCCTTTATTTTAATCTAAATGCTCATTCACTCGTGGTGTTTTCAGGATGTGATGGTAGCAGGTGGCATGGAGAGCATGTCTCAGGTTCCTTATGTGATGGCGAGAGAGGCACCTCCCTATGGCGGGGTGAAGATGGAGGATCTCATAGTGAAGGACGGCCTTACGGATGCCTACAACAAATTCCACATGGTAATTTCCTTTTTGGTTTCAGAATTGTATTGAGTTTCACTTTATCTGTGTATTTCATGACCTCTGAGTTCATGTTTAGGGAAACTGTGCAGAAAACACAGCCAAGAAAAGCAGCATTTCCCGAGAGGAGCAGGATGCCTACGCCATTAACTCATACACGCgcagcaaagcagcatgggagtcAGGACTCCTGGCCAGAGAGGTGGTTCCAGTCAGCATCCCTCAGAGAGGTCAGTCTCACTGCACTGCAACACAGAGCTGTGATCTCACACTCATATCCATCTCCAACCATCTGCTGCCACGAGAGTCTTTAACTGGAGAACAAAAAAATATCCATGGATCCCTtcaggacagattttttttgaatGAAATGTAATTAATTCTTTTCAACATAAGGTGCATTATTTAAATGTCTATAACAGCGTTTTCAATAAAGTATTGCAGCCAAAAAGCTTTTATTACATTTTAGATTCCAGTAAACATTTATTCATAATATGCTCAGAGATCAGTAGGCCTCGTGGCTGTTTCACCCCCCTGAGGAGCCCTGGAATGCCATTAAAGGTGCAGTTTGgctttgcatttatttatttgataaaCAATTTGTGAGCTCTAGAAAGTGAACTTCATTCACAACTGACCTTTCTGTTGAAATCATGTCTGTCTCAGATGTTCCTTAcatttaaagaggaaaggagCAAGAGGTCAGACACACTGTGGTCTGGTGTAGAGCTGAGGAGctcatttctgggccagaaaaatatttacaaaaaaaaaaaatcccctgaaACACCACCCACTAAACTCTGATTGTTTAGCCAGGGATCAGTGAAGTGTTGTGATTTCTCACAGGTCTATAAACACTTCTAAAAATGACAGAGTGCACCTTTAAGGAAATGCGTTGACCTGAACGGTGGATAATTTGTATCCAGGAAAGCCAGATGTCGTCGTTAAGGAGGATGAAGAGTGGAGGAAGGTGGATTTCAGTAAAGTGCCCAAACTGAAGGCTGTGTTCCAGAAAGAGAACGGTGAGAACGGAGTCCTGGGTTTTACGTTAAATTATAAAATTtagattgtttttgtttgtgttcCATTGGCGGTGTTCCTCAGCAGTTCCAGGAGCATCACAGTGAGGGAGCTGTGATTTACTTTGGCACCAACATGACCTTGATTGTCTCATAGACACCTGGTGTCACCAGGTGTAGGATTAGATCTTTCATAAAACTAATCTTGATTGGTGCAGTTGGTCCCACTCAGTGCTGCTTTAAGACAGGACGTGCGACGTAGAGTAAATTTAAATGTCTAATGTTTAGAGGAATAATTTGGATAAATATGAAATTTCTTTTTTGAATTTCAGTTTTGACTAAATTGTCCCACTTAAATAATAAGTTACCTTATCATTGTCTGGAAAACGCTTTTAAATCATGCTGTttattgaagtgtgtgtgtgtgcgcgagactGGTAGGCACGGTGACGGCAGCTAACGCGAGCACTCTGAATGACGGCGCGGCTGCGATCGTCCTCATGACAGCAGATGCAGCAAAGAGACTCAACGTCACCCCACTGGCGCGGATCGTAGGTGAGCGATTTCAGGCAACCAACACGAATAAAAAATCTCACTCACCTGATATAACAGTCATCTCTTTAaatgttttgcttttcttttttttctagcagcactgtattaaaaaaaataaataaaatgaacccTCACTGTATTTAACGCTTAGCATTTGCTGATGCCGCTGTGGCTCCAGTCGACTTCCCAATCGCTCCAGCTTTCGCCGTGCCCAAGGTGAgccgctgtttgtttgtttttgtcaggGAGTCACGAGAGCGTGTTTCTGAGCTGTGTGTTGTCGTGTTGTCATGTAGGTTCTCAGTGCAGCTGGTGTGAAGAAAGAGGATGTGGCCATGTGGGAAATAAACGAGGCCTTCAGCGTGGTTGTTCTGGCCAACATTAAAATGCTGGACATTGACCCAAGTAAAGTGAATGTAAACGGCGGAGCGGTTTCTCTTGGTCACCCCATCGGGTAAGGATCATGAACAGAATGCAGAATGTTCGTATATAACTTCATTATTGATCCTGGGGTGAAGATGAGCGGACTGTGTGCACAGTGCAGTTACACAGTGAAGAGAAAAATATTGTCTCTGTTTTCATAACCACAGTTAATTTCCTGAGTCATAGTTACGcttgtttttgttttcattttcctTCTCAAGAATGTCTGGGACGAGGATTGTCGGCCACATGGTGCACCATCTGCAGCCTGGGCAGTACGGCCTGGCGGGCATCTGCaacggcgggggtggggcctcgtctATTCTCATCCAGAAACTGTAACCTGTTTAATCTCGTATTCAACGTCTCTGAGGTCAAATTACCGGACAGTACGACTCGGACCGTGGGCCACGGTTACAATCACTCCAGAATAGGTCACTCCCTCTGTCTGCGTCACAGAGCTATTTAACttgtctgctttttttttttttggttgttttaaCATCTTGAATGTTCATCAAGTAGCATATTTGTGTTTTGCAGTATTTAAAGTTTCTCCTGATTCTCTTCCAATGTCGAGATCATTTTAAAAAGGCTGAAGCTGCAATAAAAGAGGTCACGATTGTAGTTGCTTTCTGTGTTTAGTCCGTAACATTTACATGCGTTTCTGTTGGTCGAAGCTCTTATTTAAAGTGGCTTCAGTGAAACTGAGTGTATGTGATGCGTTTAAGTCGTTTGGGGAAAAACACAACGTCCAACTTCGGAATATGAATTCTGAGGATTTGATTAAAAAAGGCAATGTATGTGAACTTGCAAAGAAATGGGATGTTTTGCCATCTTCATTAATTCTTCcacattacttttttttaaaatccatctAAAATATCAGGAAATTAAAACATGGCCTCAGAAAGAAAGCTCCCGTAAACATGTGACTCCTCCTCCACATGGTTTTTCATCTGATCAAGCCTGAGGTATTAAGATACTGGACAACTCCTTTGAGCTGTGTGTTAGCATTTGTCAGTAATCCTGCATCATCTTCAGGTCATGATAACTTAATAACTACGACTaacctgaataataataataataactctcaATATTAATTGCCCAAAAGTCAACTTAAGTTAAGAGTCTGCTCAAAGAGTTGACTCGTAATTCCTGGGTGAATGTTATTGTGTTGATGATTCAGTCAGAAGATTCACTTATTTTCATAGATGTTCTAACCTTGTAGATTATTCCATCCTAATTCCATTTCTCTGATGGAAGAGAAAAATATTGATGCAGCTTATGGTTACGATGAGGACCTCACAGTTTCAGCCATAATCAGGCAAGGAAGGAGAACAACAACTGGTCCTGTAAATACTGTATAGTTTGTTTGGTTTAGGAAAAAAATGCAATGAGCCGTTTGTCAGCTGAAAGAATCAGCTCTTACTGGTGAATCGACTCCTCTTGGTGAGTTGGTTCTTCTTCAGAAGCCAAATGATCAGACTCACAAAGAACAATAGCTGACATATGAAGGAGCCATTTGAAAGAATCAACTCTTACTAGTGAATCGACTCTTGTTGGTGAGCCGAATTATCTGGTAACATTCACAAgtaatatttttcacaaatttttcGACAAAGAAGAATGATAACTGGTATCGAAGATACTATAATCTTTGTTCAGtttctgaaaaaagaaaaaaaacaacagcaacgTTTGGAAACTAAACGAGCCACACTTCGGGGTGAATCAACCCTTGTTGGTGAGTCAAATATTTTGACTCACTGAAGAGATCTGGAATTCCTTTCACTTCACGGTCTCTTCCCTGCAGCTCCACACAATGACCAGCAGAGGGCGCCATCACCCTGCAGCTCCACACAATGACCAGCAGAGAGGCATCACCCTGCAGCTCCACACAATGACCAGCAGAGGCATCACCCTGCAGCTCTACACAATGACCAGCAGAGGGCGCCATCACCCTGCAGCTCCACACAATGACCAGCAGAGGGCGCCATCACCCTGCAGCTCCACACAATGACCAGCAGAGGGCGCCATCACCCTGCAGCTCCACACAATGACCAGCAGAGGGCGCCATCACCCTGCAGCTCCACACAATG
Coding sequences within:
- the acat1 gene encoding acetyl-CoA acetyltransferase, mitochondrial isoform X2, which codes for MWFCLPLSTPATTVNKVCASGMKSVMMAAQSLMCGHQDVMVAGGMESMSQVPYVMAREAPPYGGVKMEDLIVKDGLTDAYNKFHMGNCAENTAKKSSISREEQDAYAINSYTRSKAAWESGLLAREVVPVSIPQRGKPDVVVKEDEEWRKVDFSKVPKLKAVFQKENGTVTAANASTLNDGAAAIVLMTADAAKRLNVTPLARIVAFADAAVAPVDFPIAPAFAVPKVLSAAGVKKEDVAMWEINEAFSVVVLANIKMLDIDPSKVNVNGGAVSLGHPIGMSGTRIVGHMVHHLQPGQYGLAGICNGGGGASSILIQKL
- the acat1 gene encoding acetyl-CoA acetyltransferase, mitochondrial isoform X1, with product MSLFSSHTHLCRQLAHKFVSRSYSTRPTLHEVVIVSAVRTPMGSFKGSLSTLPATKLGSIAIKGAIEQAGIPPEEVKEVYMGNVLQAGQGQAPTRQALLGAGLPLSTPATTVNKVCASGMKSVMMAAQSLMCGHQDVMVAGGMESMSQVPYVMAREAPPYGGVKMEDLIVKDGLTDAYNKFHMGNCAENTAKKSSISREEQDAYAINSYTRSKAAWESGLLAREVVPVSIPQRGKPDVVVKEDEEWRKVDFSKVPKLKAVFQKENGTVTAANASTLNDGAAAIVLMTADAAKRLNVTPLARIVAFADAAVAPVDFPIAPAFAVPKVLSAAGVKKEDVAMWEINEAFSVVVLANIKMLDIDPSKVNVNGGAVSLGHPIGMSGTRIVGHMVHHLQPGQYGLAGICNGGGGASSILIQKL